From Daucus carota subsp. sativus chromosome 6, DH1 v3.0, whole genome shotgun sequence, the proteins below share one genomic window:
- the LOC108226614 gene encoding cytochrome P450 76T24: protein MAREVLQTHDAEFSGRSIPDAVVGGQQNYDVSVAWISAQDQWRTIRRVLNIYFTNTKKVEMLEVLRLKVVTQMVDHIKEISRRGQAVDIGKLAFTTALNQMSNTCFSEDVAGFDSDQDDNGFYKGVKTIMKVVGKINCADYFPWLKTFDPQGIRKEAWGAYGWLDQVCEKFINQRLRHRESKLPPYGDLLDSFLDFQQQNPDDFNIMHIKALLTDLFIAGTDNISSTIGWAMSELVLHPDVMHKVRGEISERIKGKERLEEAETLELHYLQSVLKETMRLHLTVPLLLPHKSETDVKLNGYMIPKNTRVIINAWAIAHDTNSWENPDHFKPERFIGSEIDYKGQHFSFLPFGSGRRMCSGIRLAERAMSLILVSLVAHFDWKLPNNMLPEELDMDDTFGVTAQRATPLLLIPTPASN from the exons ATGGCTAGAGAAGTCTTGCAAACACATGATGCTGAGTTCTCTGGAAGGTCAATTCCAGATGCTGTCGTTGGAGGACAACAAAACTATGATGTTTCAGTGGCATGGATATCTGCTCAAGATCAATGGCGAACTATACGAAGGGTCTTGAACATCTACTTCACAAATACCAAGAAAGTAGAGATGTTAGAAGTGCTTAGGCTAAAAGTTGTGACACAAATGGTTGACCATATCAAGGAGATTAGTCGAAGAGGGCAAGCTGTGGATATTGGAAAGCTGGCCTTTACAACGGCTTTAAATCAGATGTCAAACACTTGTTTTTCAGAGGATGTGGCTGGTTTTGATTCTGATCAAGATGATAATGGATTTTATAAAGGGGTCAAGACCATCATGAAGGTTGTTGGGAAGATAAATTGTGCAGACTATTTTCCTTGGCTAAAAACATTTGATCCTCAAGGCATAAGGAAAGAAGCTTGGGGTGCCTATGGCTGGCTTGATCAAGTCTGTGAAAAATTCATCAATCAGCGGTTAAGACACAGAGAATCCAAACTTCCACCCTATGGGGACCTCTTAGATTCCTTTCTTGATTTCCAACAACAAAATCCAGACGATTTCAACATCATGCACATCAAAGCCCTCTTAACG GATTTGTTCATTGCTGGAACTGACAACATTTCAAGTACAATAGGATGGGCAATGTCTGAGCTTGTACTCCATCCAGATGTAATGCATAAAGTACGCGGAGAAATCAGTGAAAGAATCAAAGGGAAAGAAAGACTAGAAGAAGCTGAAACCCTTGAATTACACTACCTGCAATCTGTTTTAAAAGAAACAATGAGGCTTCACCTAACAGTGCCTCTTCTTCTGCCCCATAAATCTGAGACCGATGTAAAGCTGAATGGCTATATGATTCCCAAAAATACCCGAGTAATAATCAATGCTTGGGCCATTGCCCATGACACAAATTCTTGGGAAAATCCTGACCACTTTAAACCAGAGAGGTTCATAGGCTCTGAAATTGACTACAAAGGCCAGCATTTTAGTTTTCTACCGTTTGGTTCTGGACGTCGTATGTGCTCTGGCATTCGCTTGGCTGAGAGGGCCATGAGCTTGATATTAGTGTCACTTGTTGCACACTTTGATTGGAAGCTTCCCAATAACATGTTGCCTGAGGAATTGGACATGGATGATACTTTTGGCGTCACTGCGCAGAGGGCTACACCGCTGCTTCTTATCCCAACACCTGCAAGTAACTAG